Proteins co-encoded in one Kribbella qitaiheensis genomic window:
- the nuoK gene encoding NADH-quinone oxidoreductase subunit NuoK, with protein MSTEPYIVLSAMLFSIGALGVLVRRNAIVVFMCVELMLNATNLAFVSFARQHGNLDGQIAAFFVMVVAAAEVVIGLAIIMAIFRTRRSASVDDANLLKY; from the coding sequence GTGAGTACTGAGCCTTACATCGTCTTGTCGGCGATGTTGTTCAGCATCGGAGCGCTTGGCGTCCTCGTGCGCCGCAATGCCATCGTCGTCTTCATGTGTGTCGAGCTGATGCTGAACGCGACCAACCTCGCGTTCGTCAGCTTCGCCCGCCAGCACGGCAACCTCGACGGTCAGATCGCCGCCTTCTTCGTGATGGTGGTGGCCGCGGCCGAGGTGGTCATCGGACTGGCGATCATCATGGCGATCTTCCGCACCCGTCGCTCGGCCTCGGTCGACGACGCCAACCTGCTCAAGTACTGA
- a CDS encoding NADH-quinone oxidoreductase subunit G encodes MTVQANPPADSAVEKVAVTDTVTVTIDDIEVKVPKNTLLIRAAEQIGIQIPRFCDHPLLDPVGACRQCLVEIPDAGNGRGMPKPQASCTITVADGMVVRTQVTSPVADKAQHGIMEFLLINHPLDCPVCDKGGECPLQNQAMTNGAGESRFDAVKRTFPKPINISAEVLLDRERCVLCARCTRFSEQIAGDPFIALIERGALQQVGIYEKEPFESYFSGNAIQICPVGALTSAAYRFRSRPFDLVSVPSVAEHDASGSAIRVDYRRGKVMRRLAGDDAEVNEEWISDRDRFAFNYATTGDRLTHPLIREDGELRPASWPEALTFAAEKLTAARGNAAVLTGGRLTLEDAYAYSKFARVALGTNDIDFRARPHSDEEADFLAAAVAGAGLGTTFADLERAGSVLLAGFEPEEESPAVFLRLRKGVRNTGTKVFALASFASRGVEKLEGVVVQASPGTEAAVLGDLGNTGEAGAAARAALGADSVIIVGERLATVQGAYSAALRLALDTGAHLVWIPRRAGDRGALEAGCLPGLLPGGRLVADAAARVDLQAAWGVENLPSTGGRDTSEILAAAGSLRALVVAGVEIDDLPDPAAALAALEAAPFVVSFEVRSSQVTEHADVIFPVVPPAEKDGTFVNWEGRERPFPVVLKVPAAMPDVRALAALAQEMNATLGFSTPAGAKKELDELGRWDGDRASEPTYQARTRARRVRLDPARHLADADRRQPQQRRRAAPGRHRAQAGGPGVTDHGPPGRRR; translated from the coding sequence ATGACCGTCCAAGCGAACCCGCCCGCAGATAGTGCAGTCGAGAAGGTCGCGGTAACCGACACCGTCACGGTCACCATCGACGACATCGAGGTGAAGGTTCCGAAGAACACCCTGCTGATCCGGGCGGCCGAGCAGATCGGGATCCAGATCCCGCGGTTCTGCGACCACCCGCTGCTCGACCCGGTCGGCGCCTGCCGGCAGTGCCTGGTCGAGATCCCCGACGCCGGTAACGGCCGGGGGATGCCGAAGCCGCAGGCCTCCTGCACGATCACCGTCGCCGACGGCATGGTGGTCCGGACCCAGGTGACGTCGCCGGTCGCGGACAAGGCCCAGCACGGGATCATGGAATTCCTGCTGATCAACCACCCGCTGGACTGCCCGGTCTGCGACAAGGGTGGCGAGTGCCCGCTGCAGAACCAGGCGATGACCAACGGCGCCGGCGAGAGCCGTTTCGACGCGGTGAAGCGGACCTTCCCGAAGCCGATCAACATCTCGGCCGAGGTGCTGCTGGACCGCGAGCGCTGCGTGCTCTGCGCCCGCTGCACCCGGTTCTCCGAGCAGATCGCCGGTGACCCGTTCATCGCGCTGATCGAGCGCGGCGCGCTGCAGCAGGTCGGCATCTACGAGAAGGAGCCGTTCGAGAGCTACTTCTCCGGCAACGCGATCCAGATCTGCCCGGTCGGCGCGCTCACCAGCGCGGCGTACCGGTTCCGCTCGCGGCCGTTCGACCTGGTCTCGGTCCCGTCGGTCGCCGAGCACGACGCGTCCGGCTCGGCGATCCGGGTCGACTACCGGCGCGGCAAGGTGATGCGCCGGCTCGCCGGTGACGACGCCGAGGTCAACGAGGAGTGGATCTCCGACCGGGACCGGTTCGCGTTCAACTACGCGACCACCGGTGACCGGCTGACCCACCCGCTGATCCGCGAGGACGGTGAACTCCGGCCGGCCTCGTGGCCCGAGGCGCTCACCTTCGCGGCGGAGAAGCTGACGGCCGCGCGTGGCAACGCCGCGGTACTGACCGGTGGTCGGCTGACCCTAGAGGACGCCTACGCGTACTCGAAGTTCGCGCGGGTCGCGCTGGGGACGAACGACATCGACTTCCGGGCCCGGCCGCACTCCGACGAGGAGGCCGACTTCCTGGCCGCCGCGGTGGCAGGCGCCGGACTCGGTACGACGTTCGCCGACCTCGAGCGGGCCGGATCCGTGCTGCTGGCCGGGTTCGAGCCGGAAGAGGAATCGCCGGCCGTGTTCCTGCGGCTGCGCAAGGGCGTCCGCAACACCGGCACCAAGGTCTTCGCTCTCGCGTCGTTCGCGTCGCGCGGTGTCGAGAAGCTCGAGGGTGTCGTCGTCCAGGCCTCGCCGGGCACCGAGGCCGCAGTACTGGGCGACCTCGGCAACACAGGCGAGGCCGGAGCCGCGGCGCGGGCCGCACTCGGCGCCGACTCGGTCATCATCGTGGGTGAGCGCCTGGCGACCGTCCAGGGTGCGTACTCCGCGGCACTGCGACTCGCACTGGACACGGGCGCTCACCTGGTCTGGATCCCGCGTCGCGCGGGTGACCGTGGTGCGCTCGAGGCCGGTTGCCTCCCGGGTCTGCTGCCGGGCGGTCGCCTGGTCGCGGACGCGGCGGCGCGGGTCGACCTGCAAGCCGCTTGGGGCGTCGAGAACCTGCCGAGCACGGGCGGCCGGGACACGAGCGAGATTCTCGCCGCGGCTGGATCGCTGCGGGCGCTGGTGGTTGCCGGCGTCGAGATCGACGACCTGCCGGACCCGGCGGCGGCCCTGGCCGCACTCGAGGCCGCGCCGTTCGTAGTCAGCTTCGAGGTTCGCAGTTCGCAGGTCACCGAGCACGCCGACGTGATCTTCCCGGTCGTACCGCCGGCCGAGAAGGACGGCACCTTCGTGAACTGGGAGGGCCGCGAGCGGCCCTTCCCGGTCGTGCTGAAGGTTCCGGCCGCGATGCCGGACGTCCGCGCGCTGGCCGCACTGGCCCAGGAGATGAACGCCACGCTCGGGTTCAGCACTCCGGCCGGTGCGAAGAAGGAGCTCGACGAGCTCGGCCGGTGGGACGGCGATCGCGCGAGCGAGCCGACGTACCAGGCCCGGACCCGCGCTCGGCGCGTTCGACTCGACCCGGCTCGCCACCTGGCGGATGCTGATCGACGACAGCCGCAGCAACGACGGCGAGCCGCACCTGGTCGCCACCGCGCGCAAGCCGGTGGCCCGGGTGTCACTGACCACGGCCCACCGGGTCGGCGTCGCTGA
- a CDS encoding NADH-quinone oxidoreductase subunit C produces the protein MSDTQPENLPATTAGGDAQTPAAEVVDQREGMFGVRGTGDTSGFGRLQRQVALPGGSAKPYGGWFDGATERLESLVGDAAIEKVVVDRTELTLHIAREQLVEVAQHLRDDEALRFEFCSGVSGVHYPNETGRELHAVYHLFSITHNRRIRLEVSVSEADPHIPSVVSVYPANDWHERETWDFFGIIFDGHPALTRIQMPDDWPGHPQRKDYPLGGIDVEYKGAVIPPPDTRRSYN, from the coding sequence GTGAGCGATACCCAACCCGAGAACCTTCCGGCGACCACGGCCGGTGGCGACGCTCAGACGCCGGCGGCCGAGGTGGTCGACCAGCGCGAGGGCATGTTCGGTGTCCGCGGTACCGGTGACACCTCCGGCTTCGGCCGGCTGCAGCGCCAGGTCGCGCTGCCGGGCGGATCGGCCAAGCCGTACGGCGGCTGGTTCGACGGCGCCACCGAGCGGCTCGAGAGCCTGGTCGGCGACGCCGCGATCGAGAAGGTCGTCGTCGACCGCACCGAACTGACTCTGCACATCGCCCGCGAGCAGCTGGTCGAGGTCGCGCAGCACCTGCGCGACGACGAGGCGCTGCGGTTCGAGTTCTGCTCCGGCGTCAGCGGCGTGCACTACCCGAACGAGACCGGCCGCGAACTGCACGCGGTCTACCACCTGTTCTCGATCACCCACAACCGGCGGATCCGGCTGGAGGTGTCGGTGTCCGAGGCGGATCCGCACATCCCGTCGGTGGTCTCGGTCTACCCGGCCAACGACTGGCACGAGCGGGAGACCTGGGACTTCTTCGGCATCATCTTCGACGGGCACCCGGCACTGACCCGGATCCAGATGCCCGACGACTGGCCGGGGCACCCGCAGCGCAAGGACTACCCGCTCGGCGGCATCGACGTCGAGTACAAGGGCGCCGTCATCCCGCCGCCCGACACGCGGAGGTCTTACAACTGA
- a CDS encoding NADH-quinone oxidoreductase subunit D — MTETQDPYAPLASTRDTTEGKVFTVTGQDWDSVVAGLGDEPEERIVVNMGPQHPSTHGVLRLILEIEGETVTEARCGIGYLHTGIEKNMEFRSWTQGVTFVTRMDYLSPFYNETAYCLAIERLLGIEDQIPEKANVMRVLLMELNRISSHLVCIATGGMEIGALTVMTIGFREREMTLDLFELITGLRMNHAFVRPGGVAQDLPAGALDKIREYITWMNKHLPEYAELCNANPIFKARLQDVGYLDLAGCMALGISGPPLRATGYGLDLRKTQPYCGYETYDFDVPTWDTADSYGRFRIRLQEMHESLKIVEQCADRLAKMEGEPVMVADKKIGWPSQLAVGNDGMGNSLDHIKHIMGESMEALIHHFKLVTEGFRVPAGQAYVAIESPRGELGCHLVSDGGTKPYRAHFRDPSFCNLQAMPILCEGSQVADVIVAVASLDPVMGGVDR, encoded by the coding sequence ATGACTGAAACACAGGACCCGTACGCTCCGTTGGCTTCAACCCGCGACACCACCGAGGGCAAGGTCTTCACCGTCACCGGTCAGGACTGGGACTCGGTCGTGGCCGGCCTGGGCGACGAGCCCGAAGAGCGCATCGTCGTCAACATGGGCCCGCAGCACCCGTCGACGCACGGCGTGCTCCGGCTCATTCTCGAGATCGAGGGCGAGACGGTGACCGAGGCCCGCTGCGGCATCGGCTACCTGCACACCGGTATCGAGAAGAACATGGAGTTCCGCTCCTGGACCCAGGGCGTCACCTTCGTCACCCGGATGGACTACCTGTCGCCGTTCTACAACGAGACGGCGTACTGCCTGGCGATCGAGCGGCTGCTCGGCATCGAGGACCAGATCCCGGAGAAGGCGAACGTGATGCGGGTGCTCCTGATGGAGCTGAACCGCATCAGCAGCCACCTGGTCTGCATCGCCACCGGTGGGATGGAGATCGGCGCGCTGACCGTGATGACGATCGGCTTCCGGGAGCGGGAGATGACGCTCGACCTGTTCGAGCTGATCACCGGGCTGCGGATGAACCACGCGTTCGTCCGGCCGGGCGGCGTCGCCCAGGATCTGCCGGCCGGTGCGCTGGACAAGATCCGGGAGTACATCACCTGGATGAACAAGCACCTGCCCGAGTACGCCGAACTCTGCAACGCGAACCCGATCTTCAAGGCCCGCCTGCAGGACGTCGGTTACCTCGACCTGGCCGGCTGCATGGCACTCGGTATCTCCGGCCCGCCGCTGCGCGCGACCGGGTACGGCCTGGACCTGCGCAAGACGCAGCCGTACTGCGGTTACGAGACCTACGACTTCGACGTACCGACCTGGGACACCGCCGACTCGTACGGCCGGTTCCGGATCCGGCTGCAGGAGATGCACGAGTCCCTGAAGATCGTCGAGCAGTGCGCCGACCGCCTCGCCAAGATGGAGGGCGAGCCGGTGATGGTGGCCGACAAGAAGATCGGCTGGCCGAGCCAGCTGGCCGTCGGGAACGACGGGATGGGCAACTCCCTCGACCACATCAAGCACATCATGGGCGAGTCGATGGAAGCGCTGATCCATCACTTCAAGCTGGTCACCGAGGGCTTCCGGGTGCCGGCCGGTCAGGCCTACGTGGCGATCGAGTCGCCGCGTGGCGAGCTCGGCTGCCACCTGGTCTCCGACGGCGGCACCAAGCCGTACCGGGCGCACTTCCGTGACCCGTCCTTCTGCAACCTGCAGGCGATGCCGATCCTGTGTGAGGGTTCACAGGTCGCCGACGTGATCGTCGCCGTCGCCAGCCTTGACCCGGTGATGGGTGGAGTGGACCGCTAA
- the nuoL gene encoding NADH-quinone oxidoreductase subunit L, protein MSHELTVTLTWLLVAIPALSSAVLLLGGKATDKWGHLLGTAASLASFVCGVVLFFQMQGKSGEERSATIRLFEWFSVGSIKVDVTLLVDQLSILFVLLITGVGSLIHIYSIGYMSHDPRRRRFFGYLNLFIASMLLLVLAADYLLVFVGWEGVGLASYLLIGFWQHKHSAATAAKKAFVVNRVGDIGLSLAVMSMWALFGSSAFTTVNAGAEGMSKTWATLVGLMLLLAACGKSAQVPLQSWLLDAMEGPTPVSALIHAATMVTAGVYLVVRSHAIYAVTESASTAVVIVGTVTALAGAIIGCAKDDIKKALAGSTMSQIGYMMLAAGLGPVGYVFAIFHLLTHGFFKANMFLGAGSVMHGMNDDVNMRHYGGLAKYMKVTFVTFAFGYLAILGIPPFAGFFSKDKIIEAAFADNIVIGLCALLGAGITAFYMTRVMLMTFFGEKRWEKDVHPHESPAVMTVPLMILAALSLGGGALYFAGHWIVDWLEPVVGHEEEHAPVSALVMTLITLAVVAVGIVIAVLRYRRDIPREAPVRVSPVTTFARRDLFGDALNEAVLMRPGQYLTRTLVWLDNRGVDGLVNGLAALFGGLSGRLRRFQTGFVRSYALSMVFGAAFVVVALLAVRLS, encoded by the coding sequence ATGAGTCATGAGCTGACCGTGACACTGACCTGGTTGCTGGTCGCGATCCCGGCCTTATCTTCTGCGGTCCTGCTGCTCGGTGGTAAAGCCACCGACAAGTGGGGTCACCTGCTGGGCACCGCGGCGTCGCTGGCCTCATTCGTCTGCGGAGTCGTGCTGTTCTTCCAGATGCAGGGCAAGTCCGGCGAGGAGCGGTCGGCGACGATCCGGCTGTTCGAGTGGTTCTCGGTCGGCAGCATCAAGGTGGATGTGACCCTGCTGGTCGACCAGCTGTCCATCCTCTTCGTGCTGCTGATCACCGGTGTCGGATCGCTGATCCACATCTACTCGATCGGCTACATGTCGCACGACCCGCGGCGGCGCCGTTTCTTCGGGTACCTGAACCTGTTCATCGCCTCGATGCTGCTGCTGGTGCTGGCGGCCGACTACCTGCTGGTCTTCGTCGGCTGGGAAGGCGTCGGCCTGGCGTCGTACCTGCTGATCGGGTTCTGGCAGCACAAGCACTCGGCCGCGACCGCCGCGAAGAAGGCGTTCGTGGTGAACCGGGTCGGTGACATCGGCCTCTCGCTCGCGGTGATGAGCATGTGGGCGCTGTTCGGCTCCTCGGCCTTCACCACGGTGAACGCCGGCGCCGAAGGGATGTCGAAGACCTGGGCGACGCTGGTCGGCCTGATGCTGCTGCTGGCGGCCTGCGGCAAGTCCGCGCAGGTGCCGCTGCAGTCCTGGCTGCTGGACGCGATGGAGGGCCCGACCCCGGTCTCGGCCCTGATCCACGCGGCGACGATGGTCACTGCCGGTGTCTACCTGGTGGTCCGCTCGCACGCGATCTACGCGGTCACCGAGTCGGCCTCCACCGCGGTGGTGATCGTCGGAACGGTCACCGCGCTCGCCGGTGCGATCATCGGTTGCGCCAAGGACGACATCAAGAAGGCGCTGGCCGGTTCGACGATGAGCCAGATCGGCTACATGATGCTCGCCGCCGGCCTCGGCCCGGTCGGGTACGTGTTCGCGATCTTCCACCTGCTCACCCACGGCTTCTTCAAGGCCAACATGTTCCTCGGCGCCGGCTCGGTGATGCACGGCATGAACGACGACGTGAACATGCGCCACTACGGCGGCCTGGCGAAGTACATGAAGGTCACCTTCGTCACCTTCGCCTTCGGCTACCTGGCGATCCTCGGCATCCCGCCGTTCGCCGGCTTCTTCAGCAAGGACAAGATCATCGAGGCCGCGTTCGCGGACAACATCGTGATCGGTCTCTGCGCACTGCTCGGCGCCGGTATCACCGCGTTCTACATGACCCGGGTGATGCTGATGACCTTCTTCGGCGAGAAGCGCTGGGAGAAGGACGTGCACCCGCACGAGTCGCCGGCCGTGATGACGGTCCCGCTGATGATCCTGGCGGCCCTGTCGCTCGGCGGCGGTGCGCTGTACTTCGCCGGCCACTGGATCGTCGACTGGCTCGAGCCGGTCGTCGGTCACGAGGAGGAGCACGCACCGGTCAGCGCACTGGTGATGACGCTGATCACCCTCGCGGTCGTTGCCGTCGGCATCGTCATCGCGGTACTGCGGTACCGCCGCGACATCCCGCGCGAGGCGCCCGTCCGGGTCTCGCCGGTCACCACCTTCGCCCGCCGTGATCTCTTCGGCGACGCGCTGAACGAGGCTGTCCTGATGCGTCCGGGCCAGTACCTCACCCGGACGCTGGTCTGGCTCGACAACCGCGGGGTGGACGGCCTGGTCAACGGGCTGGCCGCGCTCTTCGGTGGGCTGTCCGGCCGGCTGCGCCGGTTCCAGACGGGCTTCGTCCGTTCCTACGCACTCAGCATGGTCTTCGGCGCCGCATTCGTGGTCGTCGCCCTCCTCGCGGTGAGGTTGTCGTGA
- a CDS encoding molybdopterin dinucleotide binding domain-containing protein yields the protein MSLTTAHRVGVADGDELVVSTDAGSIRLPVLITAMADNVVWLPTNSADSHVRRSLHADHGSIVTIAGGNS from the coding sequence GTGTCACTGACCACGGCCCACCGGGTCGGCGTCGCTGACGGCGACGAACTGGTCGTCAGCACCGATGCCGGCTCGATCCGGCTGCCGGTCCTGATCACCGCGATGGCCGACAACGTGGTCTGGCTGCCGACGAACTCGGCCGACAGTCACGTCCGCCGGTCGCTGCACGCAGACCATGGCTCGATCGTGACGATCGCCGGAGGGAACTCATGA
- the nuoE gene encoding NADH-quinone oxidoreductase subunit NuoE has protein sequence MAENHTTATNKTVPYSTGDSKITETTIAEMRELAARYPVGRSALLPMLHLVQSVEGRVTPEGIEACADVLGLTGAEVSAVATFYTMYKRRPVGDYHVGVCTNTLCAVMGGDLIFERLKGHLEVGNDETTEDGKITLEHLECNAACDYAPVMMVNWEFFDDMTPESATQLVDDLRDGTEVKSPRGATICTWKEAERVLAGFPDGRADEGPTGGKATLAGLRLARERNWTAPDSNHSDGTPELRETVSPEAAAGPRPSDQPGKESGTGSPATPDSRKED, from the coding sequence ATGGCCGAGAACCACACGACTGCGACGAACAAGACCGTGCCGTACAGCACGGGCGACTCGAAGATCACCGAGACCACGATCGCCGAGATGCGCGAGCTGGCCGCCCGCTACCCGGTCGGCCGTTCGGCCCTGCTGCCGATGCTGCACCTGGTGCAGTCGGTCGAGGGCCGGGTCACCCCGGAAGGCATCGAGGCCTGCGCCGACGTGCTCGGGCTGACCGGCGCCGAGGTGTCGGCGGTGGCGACCTTCTACACGATGTACAAGCGCCGCCCGGTCGGCGACTACCACGTCGGGGTCTGCACCAACACGCTCTGCGCGGTGATGGGCGGCGACCTGATCTTCGAGCGGCTCAAGGGCCACCTCGAGGTCGGCAACGACGAGACCACCGAGGACGGCAAGATCACCCTCGAGCACCTCGAGTGCAACGCCGCCTGCGACTACGCGCCGGTGATGATGGTGAACTGGGAGTTCTTCGACGACATGACGCCGGAGTCGGCCACCCAGCTGGTGGACGACCTGCGCGACGGCACCGAGGTGAAGTCGCCGCGCGGTGCGACGATCTGCACCTGGAAGGAAGCCGAGCGGGTGCTGGCGGGCTTCCCCGACGGCCGCGCCGACGAGGGCCCGACCGGTGGCAAGGCCACCCTGGCCGGGCTGCGGCTGGCCCGCGAACGCAACTGGACGGCGCCGGACTCGAACCACAGCGACGGTACGCCGGAGCTGCGGGAGACCGTGTCGCCGGAGGCCGCGGCCGGTCCGCGTCCGAGCGACCAGCCGGGCAAGGAATCAGGCACCGGATCCCCGGCGACTCCCGACTCGCGGAAAGAGGACTGA
- the nuoH gene encoding NADH-quinone oxidoreductase subunit NuoH → MTVALAVPDAGVGHDPWWVVGLKVLLIFVFLIVLTLFNIWWERRVVARMQHRIGPNVHGPFGLLQSLADGMKLMFKEDLMPKGVDRFVYVAAPVIVSIPAFLTFAVIPFGPTVKIPFTDTYTRLQLTDLPVSVLYVMAIASIGIYGIVLGGWSSNSTYSLLGGLRSSAQMISYEVAMGLALVTVFLFAGSMSTSEIVAAQGSHQSLHLFGADIPVPGWYAFLLFPSFVIYVISMIGETNRAPFDLPEAEGELVAGFLTEYSSMKYAMFFLAEYINMATVSALATTLFLGGWRAPWPISIWDGANSGYWPVLWFVGKMMCFIFFYIWLRGTLPRLRYDQFMKLGWKVLIPVSLGWILLVATVRAIGRESSGANQRSYLLVAAGVVLLFAIISTFLPQKKTEKAEPVSEGEFDAFAGGFPVPPPLVETKSETDIRSKEGSRG, encoded by the coding sequence ATGACCGTCGCACTCGCGGTGCCTGACGCCGGAGTGGGCCACGACCCCTGGTGGGTGGTCGGCCTCAAGGTGCTGCTGATCTTCGTCTTCCTGATCGTGCTGACGCTGTTCAACATCTGGTGGGAACGCCGCGTGGTGGCCCGGATGCAGCACCGGATCGGCCCGAACGTGCACGGCCCGTTCGGTCTGCTCCAGTCGCTCGCCGACGGCATGAAGCTGATGTTCAAGGAAGATCTGATGCCGAAGGGCGTGGACCGGTTCGTCTACGTCGCGGCACCGGTGATCGTGTCGATCCCGGCCTTCCTCACCTTCGCGGTGATCCCGTTCGGCCCGACGGTGAAGATCCCGTTCACCGACACCTACACCCGGCTGCAGCTCACCGACCTGCCGGTCTCGGTGCTGTACGTGATGGCGATCGCCTCGATCGGCATCTACGGCATCGTGCTCGGCGGCTGGTCGTCCAACTCGACGTACTCGCTGCTCGGTGGTCTGCGCTCCAGCGCCCAGATGATCTCCTACGAGGTCGCGATGGGCCTGGCGCTGGTGACGGTGTTCCTGTTCGCCGGCTCGATGTCCACCTCGGAGATCGTCGCGGCGCAGGGCTCGCACCAGTCGCTGCACCTGTTCGGCGCCGATATCCCGGTGCCGGGCTGGTACGCGTTCCTGCTCTTCCCGTCCTTCGTGATCTACGTGATCTCGATGATCGGCGAGACGAACCGGGCGCCGTTCGACCTGCCGGAGGCCGAGGGCGAGCTGGTGGCCGGCTTCCTGACCGAGTACTCGTCGATGAAGTACGCGATGTTCTTCCTGGCCGAGTACATCAACATGGCGACCGTGTCGGCGCTCGCGACCACCCTGTTCCTGGGCGGCTGGCGGGCTCCGTGGCCGATCTCGATCTGGGACGGCGCGAACTCCGGCTACTGGCCGGTGCTGTGGTTCGTCGGCAAGATGATGTGCTTCATCTTCTTCTACATCTGGTTGCGCGGAACGCTGCCGCGACTGCGCTACGACCAGTTCATGAAGCTCGGCTGGAAGGTCCTGATCCCGGTCTCGCTGGGCTGGATCCTGCTGGTCGCGACCGTCCGTGCGATCGGCCGCGAGTCCAGCGGCGCCAACCAGCGCAGCTACCTGCTGGTGGCCGCCGGGGTCGTGCTGCTGTTCGCGATCATCTCGACGTTCCTGCCGCAAAAGAAGACCGAGAAGGCCGAGCCGGTCAGCGAGGGCGAGTTCGACGCCTTCGCCGGCGGCTTCCCGGTCCCACCACCTCTCGTCGAAACGAAGAGCGAGACTGATATCCGTAGCAAGGAAGGCAGCCGTGGCTAG
- a CDS encoding NADH-quinone oxidoreductase subunit J has product MIGLVTGGQVAFWMLAPIMVLAAIAMILVRKAVHSALLLATVMICLAVQYAAQDAPFLFAVQIIVYTGAILMLFLFVLMLVGVDASDSLVETIKGQRLWAGIGFIGIAVLLIFATGSSVYGDPVGLNNAQPDGNPKGIAQLLFGKYVFAFEITSALLITAALGAMMLAHRERLTKKLTQRDHAEERIRKYAELGVHPGPLPTPGVLARHNAVDTPALLPDGSIAPTSVSRVLQARGTVFPETEERDEVATVRRISEGDPGDTVPPEPTGTDLTGFGEGDKL; this is encoded by the coding sequence GTGATCGGTCTCGTCACCGGCGGCCAGGTCGCCTTCTGGATGCTCGCACCGATCATGGTGCTGGCCGCGATCGCGATGATCCTGGTCCGCAAGGCGGTGCACTCGGCGTTGCTGCTGGCAACGGTGATGATCTGCCTGGCGGTCCAGTACGCCGCGCAGGACGCGCCGTTCCTGTTCGCCGTCCAGATCATCGTCTACACCGGCGCGATCCTGATGCTGTTCCTGTTCGTGCTGATGCTGGTCGGCGTCGACGCCTCCGACTCGCTGGTCGAGACCATCAAGGGTCAGCGGCTGTGGGCCGGCATCGGCTTCATCGGCATCGCGGTACTGCTGATCTTCGCGACCGGCAGCTCGGTCTACGGCGACCCGGTCGGGCTGAACAACGCGCAGCCGGACGGTAACCCGAAGGGGATCGCCCAGCTGCTGTTCGGCAAGTACGTGTTCGCCTTCGAGATCACCTCGGCGCTGCTGATCACGGCGGCGCTCGGCGCGATGATGCTGGCGCACCGCGAGCGGCTGACCAAGAAGCTGACCCAGCGCGACCACGCGGAGGAGCGGATCCGGAAGTACGCCGAGCTCGGCGTACACCCCGGCCCGCTGCCGACCCCCGGCGTACTGGCCCGGCACAACGCCGTCGACACCCCGGCGCTGCTGCCGGACGGATCGATCGCGCCGACCTCGGTTTCGCGGGTGCTGCAGGCACGTGGCACGGTGTTCCCCGAGACGGAGGAGCGCGACGAGGTCGCCACGGTCCGCCGGATCAGCGAAGGAGACCCCGGCGACACGGTCCCGCCCGAACCCACGGGCACGGATCTGACCGGATTCGGCGAAGGAGACAAGCTGTGA
- the nuoI gene encoding NADH-quinone oxidoreductase subunit NuoI: MASVKESLWDPVAGFGVTFRTMFRKVFTEQYPFDKKPTAPRFHGRHQLNRWPDGLEKCIGCELCAWACPADAIYVEGADNEEGGRMSPGERYGRVYQINYLRCILCGLCIEACPTRALTMTNEYELADRSRESLIYEKKDLLAPLLPGMEEPPHAMQLGTTDKDYYRGMVGAAVPTEGGGDK, translated from the coding sequence GTGGCTAGCGTCAAAGAGTCCCTCTGGGACCCCGTAGCCGGGTTCGGTGTCACCTTCCGGACGATGTTCCGCAAGGTGTTCACCGAGCAGTACCCGTTCGACAAGAAGCCGACCGCGCCGCGGTTCCACGGCAGGCACCAGCTGAACCGCTGGCCCGACGGGCTGGAGAAGTGCATCGGCTGCGAGCTGTGCGCGTGGGCCTGCCCGGCGGACGCCATCTACGTCGAGGGCGCTGACAACGAAGAGGGCGGCCGGATGTCACCCGGCGAGCGGTACGGCCGGGTGTACCAGATCAACTACCTGCGCTGCATCCTCTGCGGACTCTGCATCGAGGCCTGCCCGACCCGGGCGCTGACGATGACGAACGAGTACGAGCTGGCAGACCGCAGCCGCGAGTCCCTCATCTACGAGAAGAAGGACCTGCTGGCGCCGCTCCTGCCGGGCATGGAGGAGCCGCCGCACGCGATGCAGCTCGGCACCACCGACAAGGACTACTACCGCGGGATGGTCGGCGCCGCGGTGCCGACCGAGGGTGGTGGCGACAAGTGA